The following are encoded together in the Streptomyces sp. NBC_00341 genome:
- a CDS encoding aldehyde dehydrogenase family protein, with translation MTSTHAFWLAGREATGEESFDVTNPWDGRLVGTVAVPTEAQVEEAVAAAHAVREEFAATPAHVRAAALDHVARRLTERTEEIAQLISAENGKPVKWARGEVGRAVSVFRFASEEARRFNGGEAQRLDTDAGGTGRLGLTRRFPRGTVLGIAPFNFPLNLSAHKVAPAIAVGAPIILKPAPATPISSLILGELLAETELPAGSWSVLTVPNDRMPALVQDERLPVISFTGSAQVGYSIMDSVPRKHCTLELGGNGAAVVLGDYASEADLDWAATRIATFSNYQGGQSCISVQRVIADAAVYDRLLPKIVAAVEAQVTGDPSDAATDVGPLVNEDAAKRVESWVDEAVQAGGKLLTGGKRDGATYAPTVLTELPDGVSLSCEEVFGPVLSVQKVDGEAEAFASVNASQYGLQAGVFTHDLQTAFRAHRALEVGGVIIGDVPSYRADQMPYGGTKQSGTGREGVRYAMDDYTYERVLVLTGLAL, from the coding sequence ATGACCTCCACCCACGCCTTCTGGCTGGCCGGCCGCGAGGCCACCGGCGAGGAAAGCTTCGACGTCACCAACCCCTGGGACGGCCGCCTCGTCGGCACCGTCGCCGTGCCCACCGAGGCCCAGGTGGAGGAGGCGGTCGCCGCCGCCCACGCCGTGCGCGAGGAGTTCGCCGCCACCCCGGCCCACGTCCGCGCCGCCGCGCTCGACCACGTCGCCCGCCGTCTCACCGAGCGCACGGAGGAGATCGCCCAGCTGATCTCCGCCGAGAACGGCAAGCCCGTGAAGTGGGCGCGCGGCGAGGTCGGCCGGGCCGTCTCGGTGTTCCGGTTCGCCTCCGAGGAGGCCCGCCGCTTCAACGGCGGCGAGGCCCAGCGCCTGGACACCGACGCCGGCGGCACCGGCCGGCTCGGCCTCACCCGGCGCTTCCCGCGCGGCACGGTCCTGGGCATCGCACCGTTCAACTTCCCGCTGAACCTCAGCGCCCACAAGGTCGCCCCGGCCATCGCCGTCGGCGCCCCGATCATCCTGAAGCCCGCCCCGGCCACCCCGATCTCGTCGCTGATCCTGGGCGAACTGCTGGCCGAGACAGAGCTGCCGGCCGGTTCCTGGTCCGTGCTCACGGTCCCCAACGACCGGATGCCCGCCCTCGTCCAGGACGAGCGGCTGCCCGTGATCTCGTTCACCGGCTCCGCCCAGGTCGGCTACTCGATCATGGACTCGGTGCCGCGCAAGCACTGCACCCTGGAGCTCGGCGGCAACGGCGCGGCGGTCGTCCTCGGTGACTACGCCTCCGAGGCCGACCTGGACTGGGCCGCGACCCGCATCGCGACCTTCTCCAACTACCAGGGCGGCCAGTCCTGCATCTCCGTACAGCGCGTCATCGCGGACGCCGCCGTCTACGACCGGCTGCTCCCGAAGATCGTCGCGGCCGTGGAGGCCCAGGTCACCGGCGACCCGTCCGACGCCGCCACCGACGTCGGCCCGCTGGTCAACGAGGACGCGGCCAAGCGCGTCGAGTCCTGGGTCGACGAGGCCGTACAGGCCGGCGGCAAGCTGCTCACCGGCGGGAAGCGCGACGGAGCGACCTACGCGCCGACCGTCCTCACAGAGCTCCCCGACGGCGTCAGCCTCTCCTGCGAGGAGGTCTTCGGACCGGTGCTCTCGGTACAGAAGGTGGACGGCGAGGCCGAGGCCTTCGCCTCCGTCAACGCCTCCCAGTACGGCCTCCAGGCAGGCGTCTTCACCCACGACCTGCAGACCGCATTCCGCGCCCACCGCGCGCTGGAGGTCGGCGGCGTGATCATCGGCGACGTCCCCTCGTACCGCGCGGACCAGATGCCGTACGGCGGCACCAAGCAGTCCGGCACCGGCCGCGAGGGCGTCCGGTACGCGATGGACGACTACACCTACGAGCGGGTCCTGGTCCTCACCGGCCTCGCCCTGTAA
- a CDS encoding PucR family transcriptional regulator, with protein sequence MPPTLASLVQHSALKLTVRAGADRLDTPVRWAHASELADPVRYMEGGELLLVTATNLDAASPEGMRRYVRRLAGSGVVGVGFAVGVNYDEVPGALIEAAEEAGLPLLEVPRRTPFIAIAKAVSSEIAADQYRAVTAGFDAQRELTRAALAGDGPGELLTRLAAHVDGWAALYDASGAVVAAAPDWAARRAARLTPDVERLRDRPAPASVVVGGSDDRVELQSLGTGRRARGALAVGTGAALGTAERYAVHSAVALLTLITARSRSLQGAEQRLGAAVLRMLLAGQPDHARAVAGDLYGGLLDAPFRLLIAEAPESSTTAQLAEAMETAASRSGETVLMVPEGERLVVLAADGGAAVAACTAYAETQEQRPAHEPADDSHVVVGLSAPAGPIAVSAAYKQAEQALSVARRRGRALVEHEELATGSVLPLLADDAVRAFADAMLRALYEHDTKGRGDLVASLRAWLSHHGQWDAAAADLGVHRHTLRYRMRRVEEILGRSLDDPDSRMELWLALKVTNPPTTP encoded by the coding sequence ATGCCGCCCACGCTCGCCTCGCTCGTCCAGCACTCGGCGCTCAAACTCACGGTCCGTGCGGGGGCGGACCGGCTCGACACGCCCGTGCGCTGGGCGCACGCCAGTGAGCTGGCCGACCCCGTCCGCTACATGGAGGGCGGCGAGCTGCTGCTGGTCACCGCGACCAACCTCGACGCGGCGAGCCCGGAGGGCATGCGGCGCTACGTGCGACGGCTGGCCGGATCCGGGGTCGTCGGCGTGGGCTTCGCCGTCGGCGTCAACTACGACGAGGTGCCGGGGGCACTGATCGAGGCCGCGGAGGAGGCGGGGCTGCCGCTCCTCGAAGTGCCCCGCCGCACCCCGTTCATCGCCATCGCCAAGGCCGTCTCCTCGGAGATCGCCGCCGACCAGTACCGGGCCGTCACCGCCGGCTTCGATGCGCAGCGCGAACTCACCAGGGCGGCGCTCGCCGGGGACGGCCCCGGCGAACTCCTCACCCGGCTCGCCGCCCACGTCGACGGCTGGGCCGCGCTGTACGACGCCTCCGGGGCCGTCGTGGCAGCCGCCCCCGACTGGGCCGCCCGCCGCGCCGCCCGGCTCACCCCCGACGTGGAACGCCTGCGGGACCGCCCGGCCCCCGCCAGCGTGGTCGTCGGCGGCAGCGACGACCGGGTCGAGCTCCAGTCCCTGGGCACCGGACGCCGGGCCCGCGGCGCGCTCGCCGTCGGCACCGGGGCCGCCCTCGGCACCGCGGAACGGTACGCCGTGCACTCGGCGGTCGCCCTGCTCACCCTCATCACCGCCCGCTCCCGCTCGCTCCAGGGCGCCGAACAGCGACTCGGCGCCGCGGTGCTGCGCATGCTCCTCGCCGGCCAGCCCGACCACGCGCGCGCCGTCGCCGGAGACCTCTACGGCGGGCTGCTCGACGCGCCGTTCCGGCTGCTCATCGCGGAGGCGCCCGAATCCTCGACCACGGCGCAGCTGGCCGAGGCGATGGAGACCGCGGCCTCACGGTCCGGCGAGACCGTGCTGATGGTGCCCGAGGGGGAGCGCCTCGTCGTCCTGGCCGCCGACGGCGGCGCCGCGGTCGCCGCCTGCACGGCCTACGCCGAGACCCAGGAACAACGCCCGGCGCACGAACCGGCGGACGACAGCCACGTCGTCGTCGGCCTCTCCGCCCCCGCGGGCCCGATCGCCGTCTCTGCCGCGTACAAGCAGGCCGAGCAGGCCCTCTCCGTGGCCCGCCGGCGGGGCAGGGCGCTGGTCGAGCACGAGGAGCTGGCGACCGGCTCCGTGCTCCCGCTGCTCGCCGACGACGCGGTGCGCGCCTTCGCGGACGCCATGCTCCGCGCCCTGTACGAACACGACACCAAGGGCCGCGGCGATCTGGTCGCCTCGCTGCGGGCCTGGCTCTCCCACCACGGCCAGTGGGACGCCGCCGCGGCCGACCTGGGGGTGCACCGGCACACCCTGCGCTACCGGATGCGGCGGGTGGAGGAGATCCTCGGCCGTTCGCTGGACGATCCGGACAGCCGGATGGAGCTCTGGCTGGCCCTCAAGGTCACCAACCCGCCGACGACGCCGTAG